The Vespula vulgaris chromosome 2, iyVesVulg1.1, whole genome shotgun sequence genome has a segment encoding these proteins:
- the LOC127061580 gene encoding leucine-rich repeat transmembrane neuronal protein 2-like — MKGSKLYLVLLLATIISSSFAELCNLEKQSGWYRCQGLTSLAQLASLPDSVVGLRLEKSNISNIPTNAFSRFAGSLIELRITGCSLEKIEDDAFRSLDKLETLDLSNNRIVAIETSWIRGLSKLKELIVLRNRIRKIDQEFYVLLPKLELLDIAYNELVDCITEENLKKLKHLKLILIASNPWSYRCRAKMTYSLKRGGVNWIKDWSIGDLLIEECLVHEPKADTDDEILRKCVDRKSFESISPILPALERKVDELSRKIEELENEVKDLKKKD, encoded by the exons ATGAAAGGATCCAAGTTGTACTTAGTTCTTCTCTTAGCGACGATAATATCGTCTTCTTTCGCTGAACTTTGTAATTTGGAGAAACAATCGGGATGGTACAGATGTCAAGGTCTTACGAGTTTAGCacaa TTGGCCTCGTTACCGGACTCGGTAGTTGGGCTTAGATTGGAGAAGTCCAACATCAGCAATATACCAACCAACGCATTCTCAAGATTCGCCGGCAGTCTGATAGAATTGAGGATCACCGGATGTTCTCTCGAGAAGATAGAAGACGATGCATTCAGAAGCCTCGATAAACTGGAGACGCTCGACTTGTCGAACAATCGGATCGTAGCGATCGAGACATCCTGGATACGGGGATTGTCGAAGTTGAAGGAATTGATCGTTTTGAGAAATCGAATTCGTAAGATCGATCAAGAGTTTTACGTCCTATTACCGAAACTCGAACTACTCGATATAGCTTACAACGAATTGGTCGATTGTATTACCGAAgagaatttaaagaaattgaaaCATTTGAAGCTAATATTAATAGCTAGTAATCCATGGTCGTATCGTTGTAGAGCGAAAATGACTTATTCGTTGAAACGAGGTGGCGTTAATTGGATAAAGGATTGGTCAATTGGCGATCTTTTGATCGAAGAGTGTTTAGTGCACGAACCTAAAGCCGACACGGACGACGAGATCTTACGCAAATGCGTCGAtagaaaatcgttcgaatcCATTAGTCCGATATTACCAGCTTTGGAAAGGAAGGTAGATGAATTGTCGAGGAAGATCGAAGAATTGGAAAACGAAGTGAAGGATCTtaagaaaaaggattaa